The stretch of DNA TGTTGGCCATGTTGCTTGTGCTGACATAATAATTCCAACGATCACTCCAAATAGCCCAAGCGCGCTACCAAAGATCTCAATCACAAGAATTTTCACGAAGAGGGAGGAATTCTGAGCATCAGATAAAGCACAGCTGCTTCCAATGATTCCTACACACAACCTGCAAGAGAGGGCAAAATTGAATATGTAACAACAGCATGGAAAAGGCCCCCTGCATTGGGAGATTTTCCTGCATAAATATGAGAGGTAGGTAACAAAGAATACACACCCACAAACAAGATTTGCGAAGCCCACGATTAATCCAGAAGCAAAGATAGCATATCCAGCCCTAAGAGACTCTGGGTCGTAGATATTTGCTGCTGGAACGCtttctaattttgtttgaagAATAATAGCCACAATAACACCATATATAGCCACAGCTTCACAAAAGATTACACTGAAATACAATAAACATCACCAACCATAATGTCAAGATGGCACAAATGTTTATATTTGAAACTATATCAGCCATACCGAGATATACTATTATTCCAATACTACATGCAAAATGAACATTAACATTCACAGCACTCAAATAGAACCGTCTTGAGTTCAGAGTGAAAGTTTTGATATTCACATTAAAAACAGGgtttaacaatttattttaaattgtaatttggGTCAATCAATCATTATAATATGATTAAGTGCGAATTAGTTTATTATGTATTCAAAACAGCTTATAATCAAACATCTTattgatagaggtagtaaaacTAAAATCTCTACATAATTGAGACAAAAGATAACTAAAAGCCGAAAGATAACATTTTGAGCTCAACTGTAACTGCAATTCCAAGCCCTAATATTAGGCAAACTAACTTTTAAGATCCTTACTTGAGCTGGCACAATAATCCCAAgaataaacaaaacacaaaaacagAGGTCCAGAGAAACTGTGAACAGAAGTTGAcatagaaacaaaatattttctaccCCAGCTACAATGCCAGAGTGTGGTATGCCATGCTCGACCAAACACGACAATATTGAAGGTTGCATTGAAGTTGAGCAGTTAGAGTGTTCATTCCAGATTGACTTGAAAAAGGGTAAGCAATCTCGACCCAAAAAACCAGGCAGAATATGCACATGAGAATTTTTACCTtgtcaagaaaaaataaacttaaaagcattctctttatttgaaattaaaatatcagtATTAATCTTTCAGCTTTTGCATCTGACCTCGGACAAAAAGTAGATGGATTTTGAAATGGAGAATAAAATTCAGTGCAAGAAGCTCTCTagatcttcattttttttttcatgtattaGATAGTTATTCAATAACCCAGTAGGTTTCAGACCATACGATCACTTACCCCCTATTATGAAGAAAAATTATCAGTGCTTATTATGTGGGGGGCGAGACTAATGCCCAATACCCAGTAAAAGCACCTTACACTCAAAGTTAAATCACGgttatcataattttaatacCTATAAATCGCTATTTACCAGAGAAACGAGCATTAAGCCACCAATAAAGTAACATCGTTTAATAAAGATCCACTGGAAGTCACCAACAGAAGAGGACTTATAGACAGATTACTCAATCTTCCAATCCGACCTAAGTCTATCCGTCAGCATCACTAGGAACAACCATCGCGTTCCTGAGATATTGTTTACTTTGAAGCATGAAACTCAGTCacgattttgtccttaaaagacaCATCAGAGGGTGGTTAAACTGCACTTGACCACTCCTATGCAATGTGGGACTTATTGGGTGTACCGGAACAcacaacatcaaatacttcaattTACCATAACAATTCTCTTTTCCTTTCAcaagtattaaaacaaaaaaaaaaaaaaaaacctttgtCGATCACTGTTTTCGTGTGTGAAAGCTGCGAACCGCCACTGTGCAATTGTGATTTATAAACTTGTAATACTGCAATAGGTATGCACTCACACCTTCCTCCCTCACCAGCACACTCAGTGCCACTCGCTCAGAACTTCTCATTATTCTATAAAAACTATAACAAGAAacctatatataattttggCTAACTACACagcagaatttttttttattctgttttgaaACAGTTGTTACAAAACTCTAACACAAACTGCCACAATTCTCTCCTATTTAGCAACTTAATCTCCTAATCTAAACCGAATGAATCCAACTTAGAACTACATAAATCAAGGTAAAATCAACAGAAACATAGACTTCCAATACCGTAAAATTTCTCATCAACCTAATTCAGAACAAAaaattactgaaaaaaaaaaagagagtaggAAACGCCTAAAGTAAACATCCGTAgtccaattaaaaaaaaaaacagtggaAACAAAATTGCAATTAGTTTTACCTAATGAGATTTTTGGAAGTGATTCGAGGAGCCTTAATTGCAGCGCCGATCAAGCTACTACCGGTGATGTAGATCCCCCTGCAAGCGTGGGCGAAGCGATTCCAGAACTGAGAACAACGGAAACGGAAGCTGAAAAACGGATATCGAAGGTTTACCAAGCGGCGCCGAGGACGGAGACGCCGATTGCGACCGCGATACCGATGGCGGAGAAGGTGTAGGGCGAGATCGCGACAAGAGCCCTGCTCCAAGAACTCGAATGCGCCACAATCGTCGAAGACATTGTGAACGTGTTGCCAACGGAAGGGAATGGATGATTGTTTGTGATTGGATCTCTGAGTTGTACTGTTAACCACGGAGCCACAATGGAAGGGACCAAATGCACTGTCGTTTAGATGCTATTGAATTATTGAAtctcaaaaaaacaaaaattttatgaaaaatataaaatatttatttctaattgtCGAATATGTAACCTTATACATAACATTttacttatataattttttaaatgatagctctaaaagtaaatttaatttattattaattatctgATAAACTCATTGATATTATCTTTGCTCTGTTTTGGATAGAATTAACACATTAGTTACTCTGTTGTTTACTCTGTTGCGTGTTTCTTTAGTTTAGAGATATTGcgtatttattattgttaaatgtGTTATTCAGTCTAAtagtgtatttattatttttaataaataagatgatcaaatttttttacaatctgttttaattttaatatattatatatttaaacttgtattgcttttaatattgtttttaatttttaattttttttttcgtgacCATGTCATTACTAAACTAAAtagaattaataattaataataaaagctaaaacaataaaaaaagtagaaaaaaataaaaaattgaggaaCTATCAATGTCTTATCAAAGAGAATGTCCCataaacaaaaaagtaaaaatgtagAAAACTTTGAAGAATATTTAACATgtcttataatatttaaaagtttgaaaTGACCTGATTGATCGAATGAAGGTGAATAAAATTTAGTAGATGGCACATAAAAATTTCAAGTATACATTTATTGAGAAAATGCATGGTATGTTTATAGTTAAATAAGCATacatataaataacataatattgATAGACTAATATGATACTGTCTTACCGGAAAACTACTCACTCAAACCAggtgtatgaaaaaaaaacttctttcaaaactaacagttaaaaaaaacttaacacaTTAGTACATGTTTTcactaataatttatatataaattgccAAAATTATGATTAGAACActctcatattttttaaaatatttttacggatacaaaatgtaacatcctatttaatagtttttacactattaaataaaatattatatcatgatcAAGCAAAGCAGATAGTCAGAATTAAGTCAATATGGAGTGTTGATACAATCATCCAAAATAACCATATAAGTCACTAACTATATGTGCAACCTACACTAGAAAAGAGTTAACTTGAACATCCAAAACTCTAGTACAAAACATGAACAAAAACAACTACGGCTGGATATCCCAAGCCACGGTCAACTCCTGTCCAAGAGGGGAGTGTCTTCGCTTAGATCTttctctgctcacaccaatagcaggtgatcattgcaaaggagaaAAACACACAAGGAGAACAAACACAAGCACGAAAAGTAAGCTAACATAATTAAGAGAaatcatgcagttcaattatGAATGTTAAGCAAGAACTTTTCACATTCATCAAAATTACTCACACTACCGCAACATAGCACAAATACAttactctagactcaatatccagattatgtaagtgacattggatctcttggtggtgtgcacctgtgaaggttcccaaactctgcacaGTTTGggctcaaggggttatcacccaaccactcccagggtaagtccccttcgcatCTAAGACTGATCaggtccaaagactaggacctcatgctactcctcacgacataatccattatactctacatgagccttaatggttattggagcgtcaggatacTAACCAAAACTaagtccttatgtccttacatatACTAAAACATTCcccttagaatttcccttgaaatcctagttcaaccacatcttctcatattccaacttcataCAATTTCACCACTATGTCATTAGTAACAACAATGCAAGCATATGATAGGCTAATTGCACATTTTCTCATTCAAACATATAATTTCATCCATTAAAACAGAGAATTCAACACTCAGTTGCAGTGGTTGTCGCTCAAGTTAGAAGATCTAGCCTAGGTGAGAGGCTATCTCGCTTAGGTGGgtcattctcgcctaagcgaggctcCAAACAGTGGGCAATTAAAAATCTGAacgaattctcgctcaagctaatttgtttcgcttagacgagagtgtctctcgcttaagcgagaccagctcgcttaggcgacaaTTCGCACAGGAACAGGGGTGGGTTTTCTGGCGTTTTCACTCAGGCAAGAGttgctcgcctaggcgaaaatactaGATTTCCAATCTGTTCCCACATGCAGGAACCTAGAATTTTTGCACAAATCAATCACACACCCAATTATACAGTCCAAACACCAATTCAACACTCAATCATGCAATCCAGAGCCATCAGAATAGATTTCTATacgaaaattaagaaaatggttagtttcccttacctttttTTGATTTTAAACTTGGCAAGACACCACCTCAACAGTGAGGGCACATAACCTCAATTCGACCTAAAGAATTTCGTCGCTAGAACACAGGGAGAGGAAAAACCTATGATTAAATCCAGAACAGAGGCAAAATTTCGAATTCAAAGCTAAAAAGTATCAAACATGGGAGGATTGACTTACTTTGAGGAAGGAAGTTGGAAGTGGAATCAATTGGGAGCTTTGAACATTTGATTTCATTTGCAttcttacaattttataatttcaaatagaTTTCATTCAAAGGTAAAGAATAATTTGAGAAGGATGAACTAGAGAAAGgctttatgaaaatatataataacaaaactgatattcctataatttttctattctatttatgtaaattttttatgaagtattttttaattaatcattttatgaaatattattttaaaagtcatattctacattaattgaaattaaatagttaatacaaatatctaacgagagttatgattgaaataaaattgttgTTATAGTTATTAGACAAGGACACCTAAGTCAATACCTAGATATATCAGCCAATTCCACCTAAGGATCATAAGACTTTCAACTAGAATTTTTCGATCCAAAAGGCTAATATACTAGTGAGTCAAGCAAGAAGACACCTCGTCATGCATGTCCACATAAGTCAAGGAGGAGGACGTTCCAGCCTACACTATAGTGTAATGGTTGGACTAGGACACCTAGGTCAATACCAATGCACATTGAAGACCCAAAGACAAGTACACCTCAACCTGTACCAAGAAGCCAAAGTCATGTATGTCACAACTACGGTATGAATTCACCTAGGCAAAAGGAGAAATCACAGAGTGATTAAGGACATATAGACACATGAAGAAACCCTAAGACGAGTTAAACTTGCAAACCTTAGGCCCAACAAGGAGGGCCTATCcaagtaatataaataatattgtaatgagATAAGTCAATGATTTCATTTATTGCAATCTCACAATTACTGTTAGTAACTAATTTGAGCATCCTGAGTGTCTTAATAGGCTCCCCGTCGAGGTCACACCACCTTCATCAAAAAGGAACATCTCGACAAGAGTAATAAGTAAGGCTCGTGATCAGGAGGATATAAAGAAGAGTGGTCTTGACCGAAGTAATGAGCAAGACTTGTGATCAAAATGATAGGAAAAAAAAGTGATCAACTAAAAAGCACAAAAAGAAGTATACACTAAAACTATCTGATACGTCTcgacataaataaaatatttgtgttCCTTTGGATACATTTGGCCAGCAGGAACAATTTTGTTGACATACTATTTCCTCgctagaagaaaaatattaaaatgatgttacgtataagagaaagaaaaaaaaattatataatatatagttaATCTAAAGCTATATTTTCTAACATACACTTTGTTTAATGGTAATTTTGTTCTAAATTAAGTGATATTTCctcgttattttttttactttttttttgttgctgATGACATCCGTTTCAGAAAATCGTGAAACTGATTTCAATacctgttttattttattttttttttgcttgttTTCGTGTTTTGAtcgtgttgtgtgtgtgtgtggtgatgGAATTGAGTAGCGGGAGATGAGGCGGTGCAGAGAGTGATGAAGCGCTGGCTGGAGCGCGAGCGAGGGCGGAGGGAGGCCACCGCGAATGTTGAACCGGAGATGGAGGAGCTCATGACCGTATTTGAGAGGAAGTATCGACCTCACTTGGTCATGGCGATTGCTATCCCACTTTTTCAGCAGCTTACGGGCATCAACATTGTCGCATTCTACTCCCCTAATCTTTTTCAGTCCGTGGGATTGGGACACAATGCAACTTTACTTTCTAGCGTAGTCCTTGGACTTGTCAACCTTGTTTCCATCATcgtctcatttttttttgttgatgagtttggtagaAGGTTCTTATTCATTTGTCATGCTTGTCTGTCAGGTAAGTAAATATATATCAAGCATTAAATGAATGAGTTTACAAcctttttttgttcatttactCTGCTTTGGAAATGTGTCAGAAGAGCTAGTGAAGCAGCCCTCAAAGAGATTACACCTCATTCTCATAAGGCAATTAAGAAACCTCAGAGGGCCATTGGGATGCTAGGTGTGAGAAAAAAAGGCTTATCAGAATGCAAATTACTTTGTACATTGAATtctataatttctaatttgtgTTCATATTTAAGTCAATGACTTAAACTAGGTGTGGAGGAACAATTCTTGGTcactaaaaatacaaattaacaAGGCCATAATTAGAGGGACTAATAACACACTTAATCCATCAGAAAACACAAGCAGAACATTCAAATGAACACATTGATGAAGAAAAGGTTTATTGGCTGAAGTAAAACATGCATTAAAATGGTAATATACTTAATCCACAAAAAACACCAATAGGGCATTCTAATAAACTGTCATTAATAAGTGAACTAGAACATGCATTAAACGGCTTATCTTCATCAAAGCATAGAgttgtaatttcattattatgGTCAAGTTTGCCGAAgaggagaatttttttttacaaacacacaccatcagaagaaaaaaagtttacCTATACCTATTACTGTGGCCAAGGAGAGTATCTATCATATAATCAGAAAACAATCACTTCAGGCAAAATTTTCATTCCAAGTCATGAATATTTAGGTTTGAGTCCCTACAGTAGTAAACTGCTCGTTACTAGTAAGGAATTCATTCCTTGTAAACATTATATATGTAGAAAACAGAAGATAAATTTGATTTCCCTATACCTAATACTCTCATCTTTAAGTAGCTTTTTGTAGATTCTTGCGTTGACTTTGAAAAGTATCATCCATGCAAAAGAATTCATCACAATTATGGGGTTTTTCCCTTATAGGCAATTCACTCTGCATTATTACGGAACTAGgcagtttttaaaaaaattacggaAATGGACAAATCGTTTGGGGGAGCACATTTTCGTATGAAGAAATCGTGTAGCCCCCAAACATTGTGGTCAAAATTTGTCAGCAGGCAAAATCGTGTGGGGGTGAACGATCTTTAAAGAAAATCGTTGTGGGGCTGTACGTTTTTGCATGAAATCGTGCAAGGGGGTAACGTTTTTCATGCAGTAATCGATTATCGTAtgctgtaatcgattactgcatGTGTTACAGTTTTCTGGGTgtaatgtaatcgattacagacgaagtgtaatcgattacatggTTAATGCATTATGTCCAGGTgaaatgtaatcgattacaaaggtattgtaatcgattacagtcccaatttttttttaaaaaaaagtgattaaatTAGAATTGGATACAGAGGCAAGCATAATAATTTGTAATGATTTTATAGAGTTTTTTGGTCCATCAAAGaataaagtatttcaaattataGTTGATGAAGGCATAAGAAATATTAATGTTCATAAAAAATTGTCTTAGTTTTGACGttgtagaaagaagaaaaaaacattgaaaagtaaattaattgaaataaaaaatgtacaaattatTGGCGAAATAGACATTGTCCCCTATGATGACCCTCAATGCGacaataaaagaatttttttggctTATCCGTAACGGAATGATCCATTTCGTTATGGATCCTAGTCGTTGGGGGTCTGGATTGAAATTAGGACATGTATATGTTGACCAATAGTCCTCATTTCGCAGGGGGTGGAATTGGACTTGATAAGCCTTATTTATGTAATCAAGGCTGTAAACTGGATcgataaaatttgaaagtggCATATGACCAAAAGAACAAACAACCATGACGTGAGGACAGGGTAACCGACTAGCTTGGAAGTGACCACAATCACACCCCCCAATCATTTAATCTGATAGTGAATGAGATTGGTTTTGACCGATATTGATGGGGGCTCGATATCTCTTGCACCTCGAATTCTGAATTATCTCGATCGTAGCGTTGAACATGACAATATGCAGATTTCTGGTGATTTTGTTGTTGCAAGGCAGTGACATCTTCTGGATATTGATGACCAGCTCTTAACATAGAGTCTGCCTTTAAGCCGCGTTCAACAAACCaaacatttatattttgaaatgtaatttTCAATAGTGCACAAATAGGTAATGACCGAGCCCCCTTAAGCACAAAGTTCATGCACTCCGCTAAGTTTGTTGTCATGTGCGTGTACCTGCGCCCCCCATCATAAGCCTGAGACCACTCATGTAAGGGGATTTTATCAATCTAAGCTACTGCTTGTGGGAATTGGGACCTCATAGCTGAAAGTGTTTCTTGCATGGTAGGTTGTTTGACTTCGTAAGCTGtgagaaagaaatataaaatgaaatgaaaaaatattatgtttaaaggAAATATTTTGTGCATGTGGAATGTAAAGTTAGGAAAATGTCGTACCCAAGTTAATGAATTGTTTCTTGAGATCGACATTTTTGAAGTGGTTGTTGAAGTTGGAACCCAGATAACGTATGCAGTAGACAGAGTGAAGATTGTCTGATTCTCAGTCAATTTCTTCCGATCGTAGGGCGGACAAAATGCCCTTGCCTCTATCAGTAATTAGGCATAGATTTGGTTGAAGAGTAACATGCTCTCGTAGTAGTTGAAAAAACCAAATCAATGCCTCTTTTGTCTTACCTTCTACTATTGCAAATGCCAAAGgaaatatgtttctattttcaTCATGAGAAATTGCAATTAGCAAGGTGGCATGATATCTGCCTGTTAAAAAGGTTCCATCCACTTGAACAACAGGTTTACAATACTTAAAGCCTTCAATGCATGGTCCAAATGCCCAGAAGCAACGTTTCATAATGTATGTGGATGTCCCATCCTCAACCTCAACATTAATTGGAGGACCGGAAAGTTAAAAAATTGTCCCAAGATTGGTTTGTTGGGCAGCTAGTAACCATCTGGGAACTTCATTATAAGATTGGTCCCAATCACCATACTCCATTATAATTGCTTTTTCCTTCGCAATCCATGCTCTTCTATATGTGACCGTGTATCCGTAACGACTTTTTATGTCAACGACTAAGCTTTTGATGCGAATGCTTGGATTTGTGCAGaccaaatgaaaaacaatggaAACAATTTGGGTGGAATCCAGATTGTAGTGATCTTGTGAAATTAATGTAGAGAAACAAGTATGTGTACCATGTATGGATTTGATTTCCCAATGATGTCTGATTTTACTATAACTAGCTCTCAGACGCCATTGACATCCATTGTTGTAATTGATGCATCGTGCAACATAAAGATGTGGTTTTGATTCTACCACATTGAAGTTGTATCCATTGGTGATGTGATAATGTTTGATGGCAGACACCGTTGCCTcttttgaatcgaattgcatGCGTTCTTGTAGTTTGACTTCCCCATATGGATTGTAATCCATAGTAGGAACCGGAACAATTTCTTGATCGTCTGTATTGTCTTCATAAAAATCATCGGAAGTAAACTCTTCGACAATGTCTGGAATGACAGGTTCGTCTTCGATTGGATTAGACGAAGAAGATCCTCCATAATTCCATGAACTCATTATGAACACGTTGGTATGGAAATATAGATTAGAAGATTTGAGATGTGAAGCTTGGTATGCAGAGAAGTATTGATAGAGGAACCAATGGTAGTGTGCATGGATATATAAGCGTTTCAGTTTCCAGAATCGAAAGGAGTGGGTTGGGGGtgcgaaaagaaaaaaaattggttttaaaGAAAACGTGCACCCCCATACGTTTTCTTAAAGAAAACGTCTACCCCCCCACATGTTTTTTCTAATAGAAAACGTGTACCCCCCCATACACTTTCTATTTAGAAAACGTGCACCCCTTAcactttcaatttaaaaacgTTTGTCCCCATGACGTTTTCTTCTTACACCTTTTGATTTCCCCGCTTCACCGTGATTCCTGGACTACTGCACCTGTCATAATACTATTTCAACTTCACGCTTCTGCACTCACAATAATTCACGCTTTTGCAAATGCTATTAAAAATAATGCATGCTTTCTCTTCTGCACAATACTATTCACAATAATGGTGTGAGAGAGAATCTTTCATGCACCTACAACTTTGAAAAATGGTGTGAGAATCTTTCAGAAGGTTATTATTATTGAAGAGAAAGGTGTGTGTGGTGAATAGAAGAAGCCATGTGGTGGTGTGCATAGAGGTATAGGACAATAGGCTGCCATTGGTGAGACAACTCATTTGGTACGTGAGAGAGAGAAATATGAAAAGGGAGGCATGTGAATGAATAGTATAATGATGTATTTTAAATAGGCATGTTAGGTGCAAGAGTTATTTCACATCACAGAATACTTCATAGCTTTGCTATTGTAGTTGGATTTGCaacatatcaaaattaatttctcaTCCGTTAATCTAACAGGTTCGGTCatttttttgattttctttttgtgttttttttgttattcatcaactttaaatgatattctggtaatcttttcatatatttttacgTAGTTTATTATGGCTCAGAACAACAACTTGTCAGCAAACTTTTCCGTATTGCGTCATCAAGACGATCACATCACCAACCAGATTTGGGAAGGAAACGAGAGGGTCCTCCGGCCATGACGCCATTCTATATGGATTTTAAAACATACAGATCTTATTGACCCTAGGGTCAGAATGTTAATTGATGCAGCTGGTTTTGGTCACGTTTTGAAAATGAGTAATGTGGAGATTAACCACCTCATGGTAATAACATTATATGAAAGGTGGAGGACTGAAACTCATACCTTCCATATGCCACTAGGAGAAATAACTGTTACCCTACAAGATGTTTCACTACAATTGGGGGTGCCAATTGATGGTGAATCCGTCACCGGTGGAAGTTTCGAAAACCTGCTGCAATTGTGTTAAGATTTATTGGAGGATATTCCACCCGAAAATATAATCACAGGGAACCGCATAAAGCTATCATGGCTAAATAGCAGATTCCGAGAATTATCGGATGACGTAAACCTGACAACAGTTTGACAGTATGCACGAGCACACATCCTCATACTGATTGGCAGCATGTTGATGCTAGATACATCAGCCAGTCTCGTGCATTTTATGTTCTTGCCATTGTTAAGAGAATTGGatcatatttcaaattttagttggGGGTCCGCAGTATTGGCATGCATGTATCGTGCACTAGATCACAACACAAAATTCCAACAAGACAATATTGTTGGAGACATGTTATTGCTGCAATGTTGGGTGTGGGAGAGATTCACATGTATCTCTCCAGAAATACAACCAGTCACAGAGGATGAGATTGTGGCTGGCCTTGCGTTACACTTAAGTGTGAGGTGGTGTCGGCAAACACATTTCGTCTTCCATGACCAAACTACTGTGGTGGAGTTTCGAaaaaaatttgatcatattCAACCAAAGCAGGTTCATTATCACCAATGCTCTACTACTTTGTTTGTTGAaatttcctttgttttttttatgtttaacatTAACCTTAATTTTTGCAGTTTTTATGAACATCATATCGACAACCCCATGTTAGTCGCATGATAATCATAAATGTTTCTCCCATAAGTCGGGCATTGGTTCCTCTTATATGTTTTGCGACTGTTGAATTTCACCAAGTCGACCGGGTAGTCAGACAGTTTGGTTGGCGACAGAGCATCCCAGCTGACCCGATGAACTTGGATGAGGTTCACCGAATTGATCCCCGAGGAAGGGGGAAATTAATTGGAGGCAATATCACCATCAGTTTATAATGCTATGGAATAATCGTCATAATTCCATTGTTTAGGGCGAATCTTTCACCAAAAGTGGTCATCTGCGTGATAACTCGCCCTACATGCAATGGTACATAAATCATACCATTCGTTATATCTCGGCTATTGCGCAATGATCCGATGATGAAGTGAGAATCATTTATTTCATGCAcaacatttaaattaaactttttattattattgattttcaaacatatcaattaattattaattttcttttagtatgACATGCTCGAGCAATATCAGAATCCGCCTTCACATGAGCAGCTTCGTCCGGATAGACCCTTTTCAGGCTTCCTTCACTCAAAAAATCTAACTCCGGGTTTTGGGAATTGGCATCAAAGAATGCATCCTCCATCGTCATCTCAGCAGGTCCCGACTTCATATGGTTTTTTCCCACCGCCATCAAACTTTGGAGCGGGTCCATCCCAATATTATGGTGGTTCATCTGGCCCATAATTTTCCAGCTATGGGGGTGTTCCATCACAAATGTTTGGGACATCATCACTGACTCCACCATCGGCATACCGAGGCCCGTCATCTTCACAACAATACTACAGATCTGAAATTCCATTTAATGTTTCAGAAGAAGGTTCTCAATCTGTGGAAGTGGAAGATACTGATGACGAAAGTGAGTCACCCCCTCCTCCCCCACAACCTGAGAGACGACCTCTACGACCCACACGGAAGCCACCATGCGGCACAGGCAACCATCGTTGAACAATGTTattgtcaaataaaataatcacaTTATGGGAGAATATTGTACTATGTATTTGTACTATTTGAATATGACAATTGCATATGTACGTAATGAATTGAAGctctataattttttctttgttt from Vigna unguiculata cultivar IT97K-499-35 chromosome 8, ASM411807v1, whole genome shotgun sequence encodes:
- the LOC114194534 gene encoding V-type proton ATPase subunit c''2-like; protein product: MSSTIVAHSSSWSRALVAISPYTFSAIGIAVAIGVSVLGAAWGIYITGSSLIGAAIKAPRITSKNLISVIFCEAVAIYGVIVAIILQTKLESVPAANIYDPESLRAGYAIFASGLIVGFANLVCGLCVGIIGSSCALSDAQNSSLFVKILVIEIFGSALGLFGVIVGIIMSAQATWPTKV